The nucleotide sequence GCGTCGGACGTGGAGTTGGTCGTCACGGTCATCAGGCCTTGGCCCCCAGTTCCTGCGAGAACAGCGTCGAGGCGGCCGGGTCGAACGGGCAGCCGCCGTGCTCGAAGTGCGCGATGTACTCGTCGCGGAAGTGCTGGATGGACGAGATCACCGGCGCCACCCCGCCGTCGGCGAGCGCACAGAACGAGCGGCCAGCGATGTTATCGCTCATGTCCAGCAGCTTGTCCAGGTCGGCCTCGGTGCCGTCGCCCTTCTCCAGCCGCTCGAGGATCTGCACCATCCACCAGAAGCCCTCGCGGCAGGGCGTGCACTTGCCGCAGGACTCGTGCTTGTAGAACTCGATCCACCGTTCGGTGGCGCGCACGACGCAGGTGGTGTCGTCGAAGATCTGCAGCGCCCGGGTGCCGAGCAGCGAGCCGGCCCCCGTCATGCCCTCGAAGTCGAGCGGGACGTCGAGGTGCTCGGCCGTCAGCAGCGGCGTCGACGAGCCGCCCGGCGTCCAGAACTTCAGCTCGTGACCGGCCCGCATGCCGCCGGCGAGGTCGAGCAGCTCGCGCAGCGTGATGCCCAGCGGCGCCTCGTACTGGCCGGGGTTCGTGACGTGGCCGGACAGCGAGAAGATGCCGTAGCCGGGCGACTTCTCGGTGCCCATGCCGCGGAACCACTCCGCGCCGCCGGCGACGATCGACGGCACCGACGCGATGGTCTCGACGTTGTTGATCACGGTCGGCGACGCGTAGAGGCCGGCGACGGCCGGGAACGGCGGCTTGAGCCGGGGCTGGCCGCGGCGGCCCTCCAGCGAGTCCAGCAGCGCGGTCTCCTCGCCGCAGATGTACGCGCCGGCGCCGGCGTGCACCACGATGTCGAGGTCGAACCCGGAGCCCAGGATGTCCTGACCCAGGTAGCCGGCCTCGTACGCCTCGGCGACCGCGTTCAGCACCCGGCGGAAGACGTGCAGCACCTCGCCGCGCACGTAGATGAACGCGTGCTTGGCGCCGATGGCGTAGGACGTGATGATGACGCCCTCGACCAGCACATGCGGGTCGGCCAGCATCAGCGGGATGTCCTTGCAGGTGCCCGGCTCGGACTCGTCCGCGTTCACCACGAGGTACGTCGGCTTGGGCGAGTCCTTCGGGATGAAGCTCCACTTCATCCCGGTCGGGAAGCCGGCGCCGCCGCGGCCGCGCAGGCCGGAGTCCTTGACGATCTCGACGAGATCCTCGGGCTTGCGCTGCAGCGCGCGGCGCAGCGCCTTGTAGCCGTCGGCCTTCTCGTAGTTGCGCCGGGTGAAGGCGTCGGACTGGTCCCAGCGGGCGGTCAGGACCGGGGTGAGCACGTTGTCACTCACTTCTTGCTACCTCCCAGCTCGCGCTGACCGCCCTCGGGCGCCGTCCAGCCGTTCTCGTGCGCCAGCTCCAGCCCCACGACCGAGGCCGGGCCGGCGGCGACGCCCTCGGTGGCGAGGCCGTCGGGGAACCCGGCCAGCACGCGCTCGGCCTGCTTCCAGGTGCAGATGCGCGGGCCACGGGTGGAGTGGACCTCCTCGCCGCCGCGCAGGCGGTCGACCAGGTCGCGCGCGGACTGCGGCGTCTGGTTGTCCATGAACTCCCAGTTGACCATCATGACCGGCGCGTAGTCGCAGGCCGCGTTGCACTCGACCCGCTCGAGCGAGACCTTGCCGTCGTCGGTGGTCTCGTCGTGCCCGACGCCGAGGTACTCGGACAGGTCGGCCCAGATCGCGTCGCCGCCCATGACCGCGCACAGCGTGTTCGTGCAGACGCCGACGTGGTAGTCGCCGACGGGGCGGCGCTTGTACATGGTGTAGAACGTCGCGACCGCCGCCACCTCGGCCTCGGTGATGTCGAGGACCTCGGCGCACAGCTCGATGCCTTCAGGGCTGACGTACCCCTGGTGCGCCTGCACGAGGTGCAGCATCGGCAGCAGCGCCGAGCGCGGCTCCGGGTAGCGGGCGATGATCTCTGCCATCTCCGCCCGGACGGTGTCGTCCAGCGGGGCGGGGCCGGCCTGTGTCTCGTTCACGTCGGTCATCGGTCACATCCACCCATCACCGGGTCGAGGCTCGCGACGGCCACGATGACGTCGGCCACCATGGAACCCTCGCACATCGCCGGCACCGCCTGCAGGTTGTTGAAGGACGGGTCGCGGAAGTGCACCCGCCAGGGCCGGGTGCCGCCGTCGGACACCACGTGCGCGCCGAGCTCGCCGCGCGGACTCTCGATCGGCAGGTACACCTCGCCGGCCGGGACCCGGAAGCCCTCGGTGACCAGCTTGAAGTGGTGGATCAGCGCCTCCATCGACTCACCCATGATGTGCCGGATGTGGTCGAGGGAGTTGCCCATGCCGTCGCTGCCGATGGCCAGCTGGGCCGGCCAGGCGATCTTCTTGTCGCCGACCATGACCGGACCCGGCTCGAGCCGGTCCAGGCACTGCTCGACGATCTTCAGCGACTCCTTCATCTCCTCGATGCGGATGCGGAAGCGCCCGTAGGAGTCGGAGGTGTCCCAGGTGGGCACCTCGAAGTCGTAGGTCTCGTAGCCGCAGTAGGGCTGCGACTTGCGCAGGTCCCACGGCAGGCCGGTCGAGCGCAGCACCGGGCCGGTGAGGCCCAGCGCCATGCAGCCGGCGAGGTCGAGGTACCCGACGCCGACGGTGCGGCCCTTGAAGATCGGGTTCTCGTTGCAGAACGCCTCGTAGGAGCCGATGTGGTCCCACATCCAGCGCAGGTACTCGCGGATGCTCTCGACCGCGCCGGGCGGGAGGTCCTGCGCGACGCCGCCGGGGCGGATGTACGCGCTGTTCATCCGCAGGCCGGTGATCAGCTCGAACAGGTCCAGCGTGCGCTCACGCTCGCGGAACCCGTTGGTCATGAGGGTGAGCGCGCCCATCTCCATGCCGCCGGTCGCGATGCAGACCAGGTGCGACGAGATGCGGTTGAGCTCCATCATCATGACCCTGATGACGTTGGCCCGCTCCGGGATGTCGTCGGTGATGCCGAGCAGCTTCTCGACGCCCAGCACGTACGCGGCCTCGTTGAAGAACGGGGACAGGTAGTCCATGCGGGTCACGAACGTGACCCCCTGGGTCCACGTCCGGTACTCCATGTTCTTCTCGATGCCGGTGTGCAGGTAGCCGATGCCGCACCGGGCCTCGGTGACGGTCTCGCCGTCGAGCTCGAGGATGAGCCGGAGCACGCCGTGCGTCGACGGGTGCTGCGGGCCCATGTTGACGACGATGCGCTCCTCGCCGGCGGCGGCCGCGCCGACCACGTCGTCCCAGTCCTGACCGGTGACGGTGTAGACCGGGCCCTCGGTGGTCTCGCGGACGCCCGCGTACGGGTCGTCGGTGTCGTCGCCGGCCGGGGTGAAGGTGACGTCCTGCTGGCTCATCAGTTGTACGCCCTCCGCTCGTCCGGCGGCGCGATGGTCGCGCCCTTGTACTCCACGGGGATGCCTCCGAGCGGGTAGTCCTTGCGCTGCGGGTGCCCCGGCCAGTCGTCCGGCATCTGGATGCGGGTGAGGGACGGGTGGCCGTCGAAGATGATCCCGAAGAAGTCGTACGTCTCGCGCTCGTGCCAGTTGGCCGACGGGTACGTGTGGACGATCGACGGGACGTGCGGGTCGTCCTCGGGGCAGGTGACCTCGAGGTTGACCCGGCGGTTGTGGGTGATCGAGAGCAGCTGGATGACGACGTGCAGCTCGCTGCCGGTCTCCTCCGGGTAGTGCACGCCGTTGACGCCCATGCACAGCTCGAACCGCAGCGCGGGGTCGTCGCGGAACGTCCGGGCGACCTCGGCCAGCTTCTCGCGCGTCACGAAGAAGGTGATCTGGCCGCGGTCGACCAGCACCTTCGCGAACGCGTCGCTGTCGGTGCTGCCGGCCTCCTGCAGGGCGGCGCTGACGTCGTCGCCGAGCTTCTCCAGCTCGTCCGGCCACGGGCGCGGGGTGGAGCCGCCGCGGACCGGGTTGGCGTCGCGGACCACGAGCCGGCCGTAGCCGGAGGTGTCGCCGCTGCCGTCGTAGGCGCCGAACATGCCGCGCCGCGACGGGTGCTCCGGCGGGAGGGCCGGGCCCTCGGGCTCGGCCGGGAGCGACTCCTCCTCGGGCTCCGCGTCGGGCGGGGCGCCGCCGGTGGTGACCTCTTCCTTCGACGGCTCGTCGGGACCGCCGCCGGGCTCGGCCGCCTTACCGGGCTGGTCGATGGGGCTGGTCTCGACGCGGGTCCGCGAGGCCTCCTCGACCTCTTCCGGATCCTGCTTGCCGCTCTGCGGGTCGTTCTCGCTCACCGGAGCAGGCCCTTCATCTCGTGCGTGGCCTCGGCCCGCAGCGCCAGCTGCTCAGCCTCGGCGTCGGCCGCGACCTTGTGCGCGCCCAGCTTGGTGTGCTGGATCTGGTCGTGCAGCTTGAGGATCGCGTCGATCAGCATCTCCGGCCGCGGCGGGCAGCCGGGCAGGTAGACGTCGACCGGCACGACGTGGTCGACGCCCTGGACGATCGCGTAGTTGTTGAACATGCCGCCGGACGACGCGCAGACGCCCATCGACAGCACCCACTTCGGGTTCGCCATCTGGTCGTAGATCTGCCGCAGCACCGGCGCCATCTTCTGGCTCACCCGGCCGGCGACGATCATCAGGTCGGCCTGGCGCGGCGAGGCACGGAAGACCTCCATGCCGAACCGGGCGGAGTCGTGCCGGGGACCGCCGAACGCCATCATCTCGATGGCGCAGCAGGCCAGGCCGAACGTCGCCGGCCAGACCGAGCCTTTGCGGAGGTAGCCGAGCAGGTTCTCCATGGTCGCCAGGAGGACCCCGGACGGCAGCTTCTCTTCAACACCCATGATTCGCCTCCGCTAGTCCCAGTCGAGCCCGCCGCGCCGCCACTCGTAGATGAACGGCACGGTGATCAGGAAGATGAACGTCACCATCGCGACGAAGCCGAAGAGCCCGAGGTGGTCGAAGCGGACCGCCCACGGGTACAGGAAGATGATCTCGATGTCGAAGATGATGAACGTCATCGCGGTCAGGTAGTACTTGACCGGGAACCGGCCGCCGCCCACGGGCTGCGGCGTCGGCTCGATGCCGCACTCGTAGGAGTCCAGCCGGGCCCGGTTGTACCGCTTCGGGCCGGCCACCACGGAGAAGGCTACCGAGCCCACCGCGAAGACCGCAGCGAGCAGGATGAGCCCGAGGATCGGTGCGTAGGCGTTCACGCCGGGCCACTCCTCTGCACTGAGTTCAGCAAGACGTCCTGCATGGTGCTCCTCACGCCGCGGGGGCGAGTCGGGTCATCGCGTTGATGACGCGGTCGTACACGTCGCCGTCGCGGTGGTCGGTCAGGTTGGCCAGCAGCTTCAGCGTGAACTTCATCAGCCAGGGCCGCGGGAGGCCGTGGTTCCGGGCGATTCTCATGATCCGTGGGTCACCGATCAATCTGACGAAGATGCGGCCGAGCGTGAAGTAGCCACCGTGTTCGTGCTTCAGCGCCGCAGGATAGCCCTGCAGCACCCGCTCCCGACCGGCGGCATCCCGGGAGAGCGCGTCGGCGACGACGGTCGCGGCCAGGCCGGCCGCCTCCATCGCGTAGTCGATGCCTTCGCCGTTGAAGGGGTTGACCATGCCGCCGGCGTCGCCGACCAGGAGCAGCCCACGACTGTAGTGGGGCTGGCGGTTGAATCCCATCGGCAACGCCGCGCTGCGGATGTCACCGACCTGGTTCTCGTCGGTGAAGCCCCATTCCGGCGGCGTCTGCGCCGCCCAGCGGCGCAGCATGTCCTTGTAGTCGACCCGCCCGAACGCCTTCGAGGTGTTGGTGATGCCGAGGCCGACGTTGCTGGTGCCGTTGCCGGTGCCGAAGATCCAGCCGTAGCCGGGCAGCAGATCGCGCCCGCCGGCGTCGTTCTCGGCCCACAGCTCCAGCCAGGACTCCATCCAGTCGTCGTCGTGGCGCGGCGTCTTGTAGTACGTGCGGACGGCGACGGCCATCGGGCGGTCGTCGCGCTTGTGGATGCCCATCGCCGTCGACAGCCGCGACGACGTCCCGTCGGCGGCTACCACGAGCGGGGCGCGATAGGTGACGGCGTCGCCGGCGGCCCGTCCGCGCTCGTCCAGCGGCTTCGCGGTGACGCCCACGATGCGGCCGGTGCGGTCGTCGAGCACCGGCGCGATGACGTTGATGCGCTCGTGCAGCCGGGCGCCGGCGGATGCGGCGTGCCGGGCCAGCAGCTCGTCGAAGTCGGTGCGGGTGCGGACCAGGCCGTAGTCGGGGTAGCTGGCCAGTTCCGGCCACGGCAGGTGCAGCCGCATGCCGCCGCCGATGATGCGCAGGCCCTGGTTGCGGATCCAGCCCGGCGCGCTGGTGTCGACGCCCATGCGGACCAGCTGCCGGACGGCGCGCGGCGTCAGGCCGTCGCCGCAGACCTTGTCGCGCGGGAACGACGCCTTCTCGAGGAGCAGCACGTCCAGCCCGGACCGGGCCAGGTGGTAGGCCGTGGTCGAGCCGGCCGGCCCGGCGCCGACGACGATGACGTCGGCCTCGCCGGCGGTGCGGGTCGGGGCGCTCGGTCGGGTGCGACCAGTGCGCTGGCTCATCGACGGATCCTCGGTGTGCGTGTCACTGTTCGGTTCGTGGCGGCACGCTCGTGAATTCGTTCACGAGCGCACACTCGATCCCAAGTGTAGGGGTTGCCTGTCGTGTCACTCACCCCGGGTCACCCCCTCTGACCTGCGGATTTACGCAGCAACAACGTTGCGTAATTCGCTTCGGCCGGCGCCTGCCGACGACCAGGGCACCGAGGTGGCGACGTGCCCGGTCAGCGGCCGTGTCACCGTCCCGACGCACCACCCTGGCTGGGCACAGCTTGGTAAGGCTGGTCACCGCTCGGAATCGTGCATTCCGGGCGTCGGGACGGTGACCAGCCGTGCCAAGGCGATGGCCAGCCGTGCCAAGGCCCGACCCCGGCCCCCGGCCATGCCGTCAGGGTTTCACGGCGTGATGCAGCGCGACGATGCCGGCGCTGAGGTTGCGCCAGCGGACGTCGGACCAGCCGGCCTCGCCCAGCCACTCGGCCAGGCCGGCCTGGTCCGGCCAGGCGCGGATGGACTCGGCCAGATAGACGTACGCGTCGGGGCTGCTGGACACGCGGCGGGCGACCGGCGGCAGCGCGCGCATCAGGTACTCGACGTAGACCTTGCGGAACGGCGCGAACGCCGGGTGGCTGAACTCGCAGACCACGAGCCGGCCGCCGGGCCGGGTGACGCGCAGCAGTTCGCGCAGCGCCGCGACCGGGTCGTGCACGTTGCGCAGGCCGAAGGAGATCGTCACCGCGTCGAAGGCGTCGCCGGCGAACGGGAGCCGGGTGGCGTCACCGGCCACGAACGGCAGGTCGGCACGCGTGCGCCGTCCGGTCCGCAGCATGCCGAGGGAGAAGTCGCACGGCACGACGAACGCGCCGCGGGCCCGGAACGGCTCGCTGGAGGTGCCGGTGCCGGCGGCGAGGTCGAGCACCCGCTCGCCCGGACCGGCCCCGACCGCCGCGACGACGGCCCGCCGCCAGGCGCGGTCCTGGCCGAGCGAGAGCACGTCGTTGGTGCGGTCGTACTTCTCGGCGACGTCGTCGAACATCGCCGCCACCTCGTGCGGCTGCTTGTCCAAGGAGGCCCGGGTCACGCTCGCTACTTTAGTCGGACGCGGTGTGACGCAGTGTGACGCGGTAGACCGCGGTACGACGTCGGGCCGGCCGTACGCTTGGTGGTCGTGACGACGCTGCCCGCCTCCGCGCCGATGGTCGTGCGCACCACGGAGGTCCCCGACCCGGGGCCGCTGCTGGAGCTGCTGCCCGAGGACACCCCGATGGCCTGGGTCCGGCGCGGTGAAGGCGTCGTCGGGTGGGGGCAGGCGGCCCGGTTCGACACCATCGGCGCCAACCGGTTCGTCGCCGCCGACCGGTGGTGGCGGCGCATGGTCGGCACCGCCGTCGTCCGCGACGAGGTGCGGCTGCCCGGCACCGGCCCAGTGGCGTTCGGCTCGTTCGCCTTCGCCGACGTCCCCGGCTCGTCGTCGCTGGTCCTCCCTGACACCGTCGTCGGGCACCGCTCCGGGCGCTGGTGGGTGACGACGATCGACGTCACCGGCAACCTGCCCGGCGGAGCGGCCCTGCCCCCCGTCTCACCGGCGCGGCGACCCGTCGACGTCGCGTACGCCGACGGCGGGCACAGCGGCGGCGAGTGGGAGGCGATCGTCGCCGAGGCGGTGCGCCGCATCACCGCAGGCGAGCTGGAGAAGGTCGTGCTGGCGCGCGACCTCATCGCCGAGAGCCCGTCGCCGATCGACATCCGGTGGCCGCTGCGGCGGCTGTCGGACGGCTACCCGCACTGCTGGACGTTCAGCGTCGACGGCATGATCGGCGCGACGCCCGAGTTGCTCGTGCGGCGCGAGCGCGGCCTCGTCACGTCGCGCGTCCTCGCCGGCACCATCCGCCGCACCGGCGACGACGAGCACGACCTCGCGCTGGCCGCGTCGCTGGCGCGGTCCAGCAAGGACCTCGAGGAGCACGAGTACGCCGTCCGCTCCGTCGCCGACGCGCTGGCACCGTTCTGCTCCAGCATGAACGTGCCCGAGTCGCCGTTCGTGCTGCACCTGCCGAACGTCATGCACCTCGCCACCGACCTCGCCGGCGTCACCGACTCCGACGCGTCGTCGCTGGCGCTGGCCGCCGCGTTGCACCCGTCGGCGGCGGTCGGCGGCACCCCCACGGACGTCGCGCTGGAGGTCATCCTCGAGATCGAGGGCCTCGACCGCGCCCGCTACGCCGGCCCCGTCGGCTGGATGGACGCCCGCGGCGACGGCGAGTGGGGCATCGCGCTGCGCTCGGCCGAGGTGTCCGGCTCGCGGCTGCGCCTCTTCGCCGGCTGCGGCATCGTCGCCGGCTCCGACCCCGCCGCCGAGCTCGCCGAGAGCGTCGCCAAGCTGGTCCCCATGCGCGACGCCCTCTCCTCCTGACCCCCACCATCCCAAGTTGATCTTGGAGTTCTTCGGCAATCGCGGTCCGATTTGCCGGATAGATACCCGCAGAACTCCAAGATCAACTTCGGCGTGGGGTTCAGCCGAGGGCGGCGGCGACCGCGTCACGGAGGCGGGCGTGCAGGTCGCGCAGGGCGGCGCGAGCGACCGGCACCTCGAGCACGCTGCGCCCCGTCACCGGCTCGGCCAGGGCCGACCCCAGCGACGCGCCGTCGGTGACGCGGCGGTGCGCGACCCCATAGCCGGCGCACAGCGACGCGAGGTCCGCGCCGTGCGGGGTGCCGAAGACGCGCTCGAACCGGTCCGCGTGCGCCGGGTCGCCGTGTTCGAGCAGCGCGAAGATGCCGCCGCCGTCGTCGTTGACGACGACGATCTGCAGGTCGGGCCGGTCCTCCAGCGGGCCGATGAGCAGGCCGCCGATGTCGTGCAGGAAGGTGAGGTCGCCGACCAGCGCGCGGACGGGCGCGCCGGTCGCCAGCGCCACGCCGGTCGCCGTCGACAGGGTGCCGTCGATGCCGGCCAGGCCGCGGTTGGCCAGCACGGGCCCGGCGTCGTCAACGGCGGAGGCGGGTGCCGCCGCGAGGTCGAGGTCGCGGATCGGGTTCGACGAGCCCGCGACCAGGGTCTGGCCCGGCCGCCGCGCCGCCCAGACCAGCGCGGCCACGGCCGGTCCGGACAGCGGCCCGGCCGTCAGGACCCCGTCGACGGCGTCCTGGGCGGCCTTGGCGGCCCGCTGCCAGCACGTCAGCCACTCCCCGTCGTCGGCGTGAGCGTCAGCCGCGACCGCCGGGACCACCCGCGCCGCCCGGCGGCCGGGGTCGATCCAGTCCGGACCACGCGCGGCGACGACGACCACCTCGGCCGACTCCCGTGCCAGCAGCGCGCTGACCGGCCGCGACAGCGTCGCGTGCCCGAACACGACGACCCGCTCGACGAGGCCGCCGAGCTCGGGCCGCTCCAGCAGCAGCCGGTACGGGCCGACGGCGTTCGTGCCGGACCTGGCGCCCGACGACGGCTCGGCGAGCAGGGGTAGACCGGCCGCCTCGGCGTACGTCCGCGCGTCCGTACCCGCACCGTCGCCGGCGACCACGACCGTCCGCGGCCCAGCGTCCAGCACCGACGGCTCCCCCGCCGGTCCGGCAGCGGCCACGTCCACGGCGCCGTCGGACGACGCCGGCCAGGACGCGTCGTCGTCCGGGACGAGCGGCTCGCGGAAGGCGAGGTCGAGGTGGACGGGGCCGGCGAAGCCCGAGCGCGTACCGACCGCGGCCGCGACGGCGCGGGCCAGCAGCGCCCGCAGGTCGGCGTCCTCCCCCGCGCGTCCGTACGAGGCGGGCACGTCGGCGAAGAACCGGACCGCGGACCCGAACAGCCGCACCTGGTCGGTGGTCTGGTTGGCACCGGTGCCGCGCAGCTCGTGCGGCCGGTCGGCGGTGAGCAGCAGCAGCGGCACCCCCGAGTGCGACGCCTCCAGCACCGCGGGGTGCAGGTTCGCCGCTGCGGTGCCGGACGTCGTGACGACGGCGACCGGCCCGGCCACCCGGGCCAGCCCGAGCGCGGTGAACGCGGCGACCCGCTCGTCGACGCGCACGTGCAACCGCAGGTCGCCGCGCGCGGACGCCGTCGCCAGCGCGTGCGCGAGCGGTGCGGACCGCGAGCCCGGGGCCAGCACGACGTGCCTGACGCGGTGCCGGACCAGCTCGGTGACCAGCGTGCGGGCCGCCCAGGTCGAGGGGTTCACGTACTCGATTCTGCCCTGCGGTCGCGCCACGCCCGCTGCTTGGCCCGATTGCCGCAGACCTGCATGGAGCACCACTTGCCCGACCGCGCCCGCGACTCGTCGTAGAACGCCCACCGGCAGGTGTCGTCGACGCACACCTTGAGCCGCGACCACGTCCCGTCCGCCATCGCGTCGCCGACCAGCGCGAGCAGCCCGCCGATCGCGCCGTCGACCCCGCCGGCCGACGGACGCGGCCGCCAGCCGTCGCGGGCGGTGAGGGTCGCGGTGAGCCGGGCGCGGCCGGCCGCCTCGTTGAGGACGGCGAGAGCGGCGGCCGGGATCGGGTCGCCGTCGTGGTTGGCGGCCAGCGTCTCGCGCAGCGCCTCGCGGACGGCGACCGCGTGGGCCAGCTCGGCCGGGCCGGCGCCCACTCCTGGGCCCGCATCGTCCAGCAGGTCCGCGCTGGTCAGCCACTCGACCAGGTCGCCCGGCGTAGCCAGCGCGTCCGTCGCCGCGTCGACGTCGAGCGTGTTGACGAAGCGCCGGACCGTCTCGAGCCGGCCGGGCGCCGGCGTGGTGGCTCCGGACATGTCACCGAGCATAACCCTCTTGCGGAATTCATTGGTTACTCCCTAACCTGTGAATTCATGACAGCGGTTACGGCTAGTCGAGGCGCCTGGGACAGCCGCGACTTCCGCCGGCTCTGGACCGGCTCGGCGGCGTCGACGTTCGGCTCCGAGGTCGCGGAGCTGGCCGTGCCGCTGCTGGCGATCGGCGTGCTGGCGGCGACGCCGGGCGAGCTGGGCGCGTTGCGGACGGCCCAGTTCCTGCCGTTCCTGCTGGCCACACTGCCGCTCGGGCTGCTGGTGGACCGTCGGCGCCGGCTGCCGCTGATGATCGGCGCCGACGTCGGCCGGTTCGCGCTGATCCTCGTCATCCCGATCGCGGTCTGGGCCGGATTCGCGCAGATCGAGCTGCTATACGGAGTGATGTTCCTGGCCGGCGTACTGACGGTGCTGTACCAGGTCGCGGACTTCGCGTTCGTGCCGGAGATCGTGACGCCGCACCAGCTGGTCGACGCGAACGGGAAACTGGCGGCGGCGCAGTCGGCGAACGAGATCGGCGCCCGCGGCTTCGGCGGGCTGCTCGTGCAGGCGGCCTCGGGGCCGGTCGCGATGCTGGTCAACGCGCTGACGTACCTGGTGTCGGCGCTCAGCCTGCGCGGCATCGCGGTCGTCGAGACGGCCCGCCCGCCGGCGTCGTCCCGCCCGTCGTGGGCCGAGGTGACGGCGGGGCTGCGCGAGGCGCTGCGCAACCGGTTCATCCGCTCCCTGCTCGGCGAGGCGACCACGTTCAACCTGTTCAACGAGGTCTTCATCCTCGGGCTGATGCTGTTCACGGTGCGCGAGGTCGGGCTCAGTCCGGTGCAGCTCGGCATCGTGTTCACCGCGGGCGGGGTCGGCTCGTTCCTCGGCGCCTGGTTCGGGTCGCGGGTGACCGGCCGGTTCGGCTACGGGCGGGTGCTGCTGATCACGCTGGTGCTCGGCAACACCGCGCCCGCGCTGGTCGCACTGACCGGCACTGACGTCGTCGGGGTCCTGGTGCTGTTCTGCGCGGTGTTCGTGGTGATGGGCGTCGGGATCGGCATCGCCAATGTGCACGCGGTGACGTTGCGCCAGGCGGCGCTGCCGGAGTCGCTACGTGGCCGGGTGAACGCGGCGTACCGGCTGATCTCGTGGGGCGCGATCCCGGTGGGCGCGTCGCTCGGCGGCGTGCTGGCCGGCGTCACGGACGGGCGGACGGCGATGGTGGCCGGCGCGTTCGGCATGGCCTTGGCGACGCTGTGGGTGGCGTTCTCGCCGGTGCGCCGGCTCGCGTCGATCGACGAGGCCGCCCGGCTGTCGCGGACCGGCTGACCGCGCGCCGGCCGTCAAGTCTGCGGCTGCTCGGCCGGCGGCGCCTCGTCCTCGGAGACCTGCCGCAGCCAGGTGAAGCCGGTGTTGCTGCCCTGGCAAGTCTGCAGGACGATGTCGCACTCGTCGCCGCAGGTCCAGTTCGACGCGGAGCCGAGCGCGGAGCCGCGGCCCTGCGCGATGACGCGGTCGACGACCTCGTACAGGCCGGTGAACTCGCCCTCGAGCTGGACGAACGTGCCGGTCGGGATGGAGTTCCACCACGAGTTGCCGA is from Jiangella alkaliphila and encodes:
- a CDS encoding CGNR zinc finger domain-containing protein, whose amino-acid sequence is MSGATTPAPGRLETVRRFVNTLDVDAATDALATPGDLVEWLTSADLLDDAGPGVGAGPAELAHAVAVREALRETLAANHDGDPIPAAALAVLNEAAGRARLTATLTARDGWRPRPSAGGVDGAIGGLLALVGDAMADGTWSRLKVCVDDTCRWAFYDESRARSGKWCSMQVCGNRAKQRAWRDRRAESST
- a CDS encoding isochorismate synthase; this translates as MVVRTTEVPDPGPLLELLPEDTPMAWVRRGEGVVGWGQAARFDTIGANRFVAADRWWRRMVGTAVVRDEVRLPGTGPVAFGSFAFADVPGSSSLVLPDTVVGHRSGRWWVTTIDVTGNLPGGAALPPVSPARRPVDVAYADGGHSGGEWEAIVAEAVRRITAGELEKVVLARDLIAESPSPIDIRWPLRRLSDGYPHCWTFSVDGMIGATPELLVRRERGLVTSRVLAGTIRRTGDDEHDLALAASLARSSKDLEEHEYAVRSVADALAPFCSSMNVPESPFVLHLPNVMHLATDLAGVTDSDASSLALAAALHPSAAVGGTPTDVALEVILEIEGLDRARYAGPVGWMDARGDGEWGIALRSAEVSGSRLRLFAGCGIVAGSDPAAELAESVAKLVPMRDALSS
- the menD gene encoding 2-succinyl-5-enolpyruvyl-6-hydroxy-3-cyclohexene-1-carboxylic-acid synthase — its product is MNPSTWAARTLVTELVRHRVRHVVLAPGSRSAPLAHALATASARGDLRLHVRVDERVAAFTALGLARVAGPVAVVTTSGTAAANLHPAVLEASHSGVPLLLLTADRPHELRGTGANQTTDQVRLFGSAVRFFADVPASYGRAGEDADLRALLARAVAAAVGTRSGFAGPVHLDLAFREPLVPDDDASWPASSDGAVDVAAAGPAGEPSVLDAGPRTVVVAGDGAGTDARTYAEAAGLPLLAEPSSGARSGTNAVGPYRLLLERPELGGLVERVVVFGHATLSRPVSALLARESAEVVVVAARGPDWIDPGRRAARVVPAVAADAHADDGEWLTCWQRAAKAAQDAVDGVLTAGPLSGPAVAALVWAARRPGQTLVAGSSNPIRDLDLAAAPASAVDDAGPVLANRGLAGIDGTLSTATGVALATGAPVRALVGDLTFLHDIGGLLIGPLEDRPDLQIVVVNDDGGGIFALLEHGDPAHADRFERVFGTPHGADLASLCAGYGVAHRRVTDGASLGSALAEPVTGRSVLEVPVARAALRDLHARLRDAVAAALG
- a CDS encoding MFS transporter, producing the protein MTAVTASRGAWDSRDFRRLWTGSAASTFGSEVAELAVPLLAIGVLAATPGELGALRTAQFLPFLLATLPLGLLVDRRRRLPLMIGADVGRFALILVIPIAVWAGFAQIELLYGVMFLAGVLTVLYQVADFAFVPEIVTPHQLVDANGKLAAAQSANEIGARGFGGLLVQAASGPVAMLVNALTYLVSALSLRGIAVVETARPPASSRPSWAEVTAGLREALRNRFIRSLLGEATTFNLFNEVFILGLMLFTVREVGLSPVQLGIVFTAGGVGSFLGAWFGSRVTGRFGYGRVLLITLVLGNTAPALVALTGTDVVGVLVLFCAVFVVMGVGIGIANVHAVTLRQAALPESLRGRVNAAYRLISWGAIPVGASLGGVLAGVTDGRTAMVAGAFGMALATLWVAFSPVRRLASIDEAARLSRTG